A section of the Methanocaldococcus sp. FS406-22 genome encodes:
- a CDS encoding COG1361 S-layer family protein, giving the protein MFKKFLMILIGFILLSSISAIQIDNPQYQPNIIHPGDDVNLWIKITNDNYDNEVRNVVVEVSPHYPFELKQVNPVKGKAKISHLNPGESDIAYFKLHVDENAPSRDYRIDVKVSYDEVENKNGKEIINHYEVTKVYYLPVYGIASFQLKINDTSIIPGKTKTVKLDVKNVGTGNAKYLNLYLIGNDKINILGGGSVFIGCLKSNNQYIIPIKIYAVPEIENGIYSINAKLFWIGEDGRQYNLTIPLNIRVVKKIYENQPYIYLDDVKNKGDYVEITIGIANRGTTKIRHCVMTLTVNGKNYTKYIGDLDEDDYDTSVFEINDFGDIPIKVTVTYFDDYHNQYNTTETFNIHVEKVEKQESLRPIYIIGGVIVVIILILYIRKRKRRQEFEEFEEI; this is encoded by the coding sequence ATGTTTAAAAAATTTTTAATGATTTTAATTGGATTTATTTTGCTGTCTTCCATCTCTGCCATTCAAATAGATAATCCTCAGTATCAGCCGAATATTATTCATCCGGGGGATGATGTAAATTTGTGGATTAAAATAACCAATGATAATTATGATAATGAGGTAAGGAATGTAGTTGTTGAGGTATCTCCTCATTACCCATTTGAGTTAAAGCAAGTTAATCCAGTTAAGGGAAAAGCAAAAATTAGCCATTTAAACCCTGGAGAATCAGATATTGCATATTTCAAACTACACGTTGATGAGAATGCCCCATCAAGAGATTATAGAATAGATGTAAAAGTTAGTTATGATGAAGTTGAAAATAAAAATGGCAAAGAAATCATAAACCACTACGAAGTTACTAAGGTCTATTACCTACCTGTTTATGGAATAGCGAGCTTTCAATTGAAAATAAACGATACATCAATAATTCCAGGAAAAACTAAAACTGTAAAATTGGATGTAAAGAATGTAGGAACGGGAAATGCAAAATATTTAAACTTATATTTAATTGGAAATGATAAAATCAATATCTTAGGGGGAGGTTCAGTTTTTATTGGATGTTTAAAGTCAAATAATCAATATATCATCCCTATAAAAATATATGCAGTTCCAGAGATTGAAAATGGAATATATTCAATTAATGCAAAATTATTTTGGATTGGAGAAGATGGTAGACAGTATAATTTAACAATTCCTTTAAATATAAGAGTTGTGAAGAAAATTTATGAAAATCAGCCATACATTTATTTAGATGATGTAAAAAATAAAGGAGATTATGTAGAGATAACCATTGGAATTGCAAATAGAGGGACTACAAAGATTAGACATTGTGTAATGACTTTAACTGTGAATGGGAAAAATTATACTAAGTATATTGGAGATTTGGATGAAGATGATTATGACACGTCAGTTTTTGAAATAAATGATTTTGGAGATATTCCAATTAAGGTAACTGTTACATACTTTGATGATTACCACAACCAATATAACACTACAGAGACATTCAATATACATGTTGAAAAAGTAGAAAAACAAGAATCATTAAGACCAATATATATAATTGGGGGAGTAATTGTTGTTATAATACTTATCTTATATATTAGAAAAAGAAAGAGACGTCAAGAGTTTGAAGAATTTGAAGAAATTTAA
- a CDS encoding ABC transporter permease has product MKVEDIITFAFKNMKQKRTQSLLTIVGIVIGVLAIVSLISLGYGVQNYIHEEMMKIGSNKITILPMKQFGVPPSHYFTKKEVKAIKKVKGVDTVMYGWYGGCEIEYNGEKKFVSYYYAIPSKLREVYKDSGYDIEKGRWLEDNDKYACVIGYGTAHNLFNREIKVGDVIKIKDKKFRVVGILKQVGNQQDDNSIILNIDVGEKLFGNEGEYNFISVTVKEGEDIEKVSEEIKKALKKSFGDEEFSVLTAEQLAETVSSVLGVITIFVVGVAAISLLVGAVGISNTMHMSILERRKDIGILKALGAETTDILAIFVVESGFLGLFGGVVGLVLGVLLAEIIEALAHKMGYLMVNAWISYELIVGVLIFSFLVGVISGYFPARSGAKLDPIETLRGE; this is encoded by the coding sequence ATGAAAGTTGAGGATATTATTACATTTGCATTTAAAAACATGAAGCAAAAAAGAACTCAGAGCTTATTGACGATTGTTGGTATTGTGATAGGTGTTTTAGCAATAGTTAGCTTAATCTCTTTAGGATATGGTGTTCAAAACTACATACATGAGGAGATGATGAAAATAGGTTCTAATAAAATAACAATTCTCCCTATGAAACAATTTGGTGTTCCCCCCTCTCATTATTTCACAAAAAAAGAAGTTAAAGCTATTAAAAAGGTTAAAGGTGTCGATACAGTTATGTATGGTTGGTATGGAGGGTGTGAAATAGAATACAACGGAGAGAAAAAGTTTGTATCTTATTATTATGCAATCCCATCAAAATTAAGGGAAGTTTATAAAGATAGTGGTTACGATATTGAAAAAGGTAGGTGGTTAGAGGATAACGATAAATATGCATGTGTCATTGGTTATGGAACAGCTCATAACCTATTTAATAGAGAGATAAAGGTAGGAGATGTAATAAAAATTAAGGATAAAAAATTTAGGGTTGTTGGAATATTGAAGCAGGTAGGAAATCAGCAGGATGATAATTCAATTATTTTAAACATAGATGTTGGAGAAAAATTATTTGGAAATGAGGGAGAGTATAACTTCATTTCTGTAACTGTGAAAGAGGGGGAGGATATAGAAAAAGTTTCAGAGGAAATTAAAAAAGCTTTAAAAAAATCTTTTGGAGATGAAGAGTTTTCTGTTTTAACTGCTGAGCAGTTAGCAGAAACTGTTAGTTCAGTCCTTGGAGTTATAACCATATTCGTTGTTGGGGTTGCCGCTATATCTTTATTAGTTGGAGCTGTTGGTATCTCAAACACTATGCACATGAGCATCTTGGAGAGGAGAAAAGACATTGGGATATTAAAAGCATTGGGGGCGGAGACAACTGATATTTTGGCAATATTTGTTGTTGAGTCTGGATTTTTAGGTTTATTTGGGGGTGTTGTTGGTTTAGTTTTAGGGGTTTTATTAGCAGAGATTATTGAAGCATTAGCTCACAAAATGGGTTATTTAATGGTTAATGCTTGGATTTCTTATGAGTTGATTGTTGGTGTTTTGATATTTTCCTTTTTAGTTGGTGTTATAAGTGGATATTTCCCAGCGAGAAGTGGGGCTAAATTAGACCCAATAGAGACATTGAGAGGGGAATAA
- a CDS encoding ABC transporter ATP-binding protein → MIEAKNIWKIYGRGEAKTIALKNINLEIEEGEFLMIMGPSGCGKSTLLNILALLDTPTKGEVYYKGRRTSSMSENERAIFRRKVSGFIFQQFHLIKTLTALENVELPMMLDEKDKSYRRKRAKKLLEMVGLGDRLNHYPYQLSGGQQQRVAIARALANNPKIIFADEPTGNLDSKSGIAVMNILKELNEKGITIVMVTHEQELTKYASKIVKLRDGEIVEIVEK, encoded by the coding sequence TTGATAGAAGCTAAAAACATCTGGAAAATCTATGGTAGAGGAGAAGCAAAAACTATAGCTTTAAAAAATATTAATTTGGAGATTGAAGAAGGGGAATTTCTTATGATTATGGGGCCGAGTGGTTGTGGAAAATCTACTCTATTAAATATTTTGGCTCTCTTAGATACTCCAACAAAGGGAGAAGTTTATTATAAAGGGAGAAGAACGAGCTCAATGAGTGAAAATGAAAGAGCTATTTTTAGGAGAAAGGTTAGTGGATTTATCTTTCAGCAATTCCACTTAATAAAAACACTAACTGCCTTAGAAAATGTGGAATTGCCAATGATGTTGGATGAGAAAGATAAAAGTTATAGGAGGAAGAGGGCAAAAAAGCTTTTGGAGATGGTTGGTTTGGGAGATAGATTAAATCATTATCCTTATCAATTAAGTGGAGGACAACAACAAAGAGTGGCTATAGCAAGAGCTTTAGCAAACAACCCAAAGATAATATTTGCTGACGAGCCAACAGGGAATTTAGATAGTAAAAGTGGAATAGCTGTTATGAATATTTTAAAGGAACTGAATGAAAAAGGAATAACTATAGTTATGGTTACACATGAGCAGGAATTGACAAAATATGCCTCAAAGATTGTTAAGTTGAGAGATGGGGAGATAGTTGAGATTGTTGAAAAATAA
- a CDS encoding DUF1931 family protein: MAEMIIPYPQLKKIMNTTCEIDLYKTEAEDMMDVVEKKLADLFEVAYKNAKEENAKIIKMRHIPLTKGFLNSMELFRSVIEEENIVAETIKKYVMKKIPGDLPLDDIVVDNLPLITGTIFIVVGRVIKALHEDIERIRKEHIEEAKKVLDYTL, encoded by the coding sequence ATGGCTGAGATGATAATTCCATACCCACAGCTTAAAAAGATAATGAACACAACCTGTGAAATCGATTTGTATAAAACAGAAGCTGAAGACATGATGGATGTTGTTGAAAAGAAATTAGCAGATTTGTTTGAGGTGGCATACAAAAATGCAAAAGAAGAAAATGCCAAAATCATAAAGATGAGACACATCCCATTAACAAAAGGATTTTTAAACTCAATGGAGTTGTTTAGAAGCGTTATTGAAGAGGAAAATATAGTAGCTGAAACAATTAAAAAGTATGTTATGAAAAAAATACCTGGAGATTTACCTTTGGATGACATAGTTGTTGATAATCTTCCACTAATAACAGGAACAATATTTATTGTAGTTGGTAGAGTAATTAAAGCATTACACGAAGATATTGAAAGAATAAGAAAAGAGCATATCGAAGAAGCTAAGAAAGTATTGGACTACACATTATAA
- a CDS encoding carboxymuconolactone decarboxylase family protein yields the protein MAEFVPAETMEVVKKNCPEFYEAVANLQKEVFSGKKLDEKMQRLVLLAVVATLGDEKAVKRQTKKLLEMGATIEEIQDVMKVVYIGAGMPRFIKAVEAILEVAGDQC from the coding sequence ATGGCAGAGTTCGTTCCAGCAGAAACCATGGAAGTTGTTAAGAAAAATTGCCCAGAGTTCTATGAAGCAGTAGCAAATCTACAAAAAGAAGTTTTTAGTGGGAAAAAGTTAGATGAAAAAATGCAAAGATTAGTTTTATTGGCAGTTGTTGCAACTTTGGGAGACGAAAAAGCAGTTAAAAGACAGACAAAAAAATTATTAGAAATGGGGGCTACAATTGAAGAGATTCAAGACGTTATGAAAGTTGTTTATATCGGAGCAGGTATGCCAAGATTCATAAAAGCAGTTGAGGCAATCTTAGAAGTTGCTGGAGACCAGTGCTAA
- the rgy gene encoding reverse gyrase, which produces MIPMIYKEMCPNCNGEITSERLAIGVCEKCLKEKNVFEKLKLCEKLREEKTLKELKSYCIIWNEFKEFEEFAKSLGYELLSIQKMWAKRVLKNKSFSIVAPTGVGKSFFGILMSLFLAKKGKRCYIILPTTLLVKQTYEKMLSLVEKNNLNIKVVAYHSELSTKEKKEAKERIENNDYDVLITTSNFLTKNMPNCRFDFVFVDDVDALLKASKNIDRTLKLLGFDEEIINEAYKIIYLIKIGKIEDAMKKREILKEKVAKIKHGCLIIASATGKSYGDRVKLYRELLDFEIGFGMNKLRDVVDIYDEEFSKEKILEYIKLFGSGGIVFVSIDYGVEKAQEIEKYLLDNNIKAKLIHSKDKKGFDDFREGKIDVLIGVASYYGVLVRGLDMPERVRYAIFYGIPKFKIRLKEYINSLKEKGELKEDIDIEGKTEEEIRQIITEKLKIKNFSLRKEDDEYLLLIPDVKTYIQASGRTSRMTEFGLTKGASIVLVDEKEIFEALKKYMLFMYESEFKRIDEINLEELIKKIDEDREKIKVGRAKGKVPDLLKSVLMVVESPNKARTIANFFGKPSVRKINNRNVYEVCIGDLNLIITASGGHVFDLVTKEGFYGVKIEDNLYIPIYTSIKKVNGEQFTDQKDLEELIRQLMEKGEKVNAMDAKENVEIIREIADEVDAIFIATDIDTEGEKIGYDIAINALPFNKNIYRVGFNEITKRAILKAVESFKKGDKLELDENKVRGQIVRRIEDRWIGFRLSQKLWEVFDKNYLSAGRVQTPVLGWIIERYNEHKIKVPYLSLKLENDIYIGKIWEDEFDKDEVEVEVKVYEKEIPPLPPFTTDTLLEEATKRFGLSTDEVMSIAQELFELGLTSYHRTSSTRVSLDGMRVAREYLKLNNMEDYLKNREYFMEGAHECIRPTKPMDTEELIEFLKENNIKLTKNHIKVYDLIFRRFIASQMKEAVVEYEEIYIKDLDEKVEGYIDIKFDGWSRIYNLKLKKLPRIEKSTLKVLDKKLRKIPKVPLYDEGEVVKLMKERGIGRPSTYAQIIKKLLDRGYVIKSRDKNKLIPTKLGIDVYNYLISNYPHLISEERTRELEEIMDKIENGEVDYLEVLKALHEEILSIK; this is translated from the coding sequence ATGATACCGATGATATATAAAGAAATGTGTCCTAACTGTAACGGAGAAATAACAAGTGAAAGGTTAGCTATTGGAGTTTGTGAAAAATGTTTAAAAGAAAAAAATGTTTTTGAAAAGCTAAAATTATGTGAAAAACTTAGAGAAGAGAAAACTTTAAAGGAATTAAAAAGCTATTGCATCATTTGGAATGAATTTAAAGAGTTTGAGGAATTTGCTAAGAGTTTAGGATATGAGCTTTTAAGCATACAAAAGATGTGGGCAAAGAGGGTTTTAAAGAACAAGAGCTTTTCAATTGTAGCACCAACTGGAGTTGGAAAGAGTTTTTTTGGAATATTGATGTCTCTGTTTTTAGCTAAGAAAGGGAAAAGATGCTATATTATATTGCCAACAACACTCTTAGTTAAACAAACCTATGAGAAAATGCTATCCCTTGTAGAAAAAAATAATTTAAATATAAAAGTAGTTGCATATCATTCAGAACTATCAACAAAAGAAAAGAAAGAAGCAAAGGAAAGAATTGAAAACAACGATTATGATGTTTTAATAACAACATCCAACTTTTTAACAAAAAACATGCCAAACTGCAGATTTGATTTTGTGTTTGTTGATGATGTCGATGCATTGTTAAAGGCTTCAAAAAACATCGATAGAACTTTAAAGTTATTGGGATTTGATGAAGAGATAATAAATGAGGCATATAAAATCATCTACCTAATAAAGATTGGAAAGATTGAGGATGCAATGAAAAAGAGAGAGATTTTAAAAGAAAAAGTTGCCAAGATAAAGCATGGATGTTTAATTATTGCCTCTGCAACTGGAAAGAGTTATGGAGATAGGGTTAAGCTCTACAGAGAGCTTTTGGACTTTGAAATTGGATTTGGAATGAACAAGCTTAGGGATGTTGTTGATATTTATGATGAGGAGTTCAGCAAAGAGAAGATTTTAGAGTATATAAAATTATTTGGCTCTGGAGGAATTGTATTTGTTTCAATTGACTATGGTGTTGAGAAAGCCCAAGAGATTGAAAAATATCTGTTAGACAACAACATTAAAGCAAAATTGATCCATTCAAAGGATAAGAAAGGATTTGATGACTTTAGAGAGGGAAAGATTGATGTTTTAATTGGTGTTGCATCATACTATGGGGTTTTGGTTAGAGGTTTAGATATGCCAGAAAGGGTTAGATATGCTATATTTTATGGCATTCCAAAGTTTAAAATTAGGCTGAAGGAGTATATAAACAGTTTAAAAGAAAAAGGAGAGTTAAAGGAAGATATTGACATTGAAGGAAAGACAGAGGAAGAGATTAGGCAAATAATAACTGAAAAGTTAAAGATAAAGAATTTCTCTCTAAGGAAGGAAGATGATGAATATCTCCTATTAATTCCAGATGTAAAAACCTATATACAAGCATCTGGAAGGACTTCAAGGATGACAGAGTTTGGTTTAACTAAAGGAGCAAGCATTGTGTTAGTAGATGAAAAAGAGATTTTTGAAGCTCTCAAAAAGTATATGCTGTTTATGTATGAGAGTGAATTTAAAAGAATAGATGAGATAAACTTAGAGGAGTTAATCAAAAAGATTGATGAAGATAGGGAGAAGATAAAAGTCGGAAGGGCTAAAGGAAAAGTTCCAGATTTGCTAAAATCAGTTTTAATGGTTGTAGAGAGTCCTAACAAGGCAAGAACCATAGCTAATTTCTTTGGAAAACCCTCTGTTAGAAAGATAAACAACAGAAATGTCTATGAAGTCTGTATTGGAGATTTAAACCTAATTATAACTGCAAGTGGGGGGCATGTCTTTGACTTAGTTACAAAAGAAGGATTTTATGGGGTTAAGATAGAAGATAACTTATACATCCCAATATATACATCAATTAAAAAAGTAAATGGAGAGCAGTTTACTGACCAAAAGGATTTAGAGGAGTTGATAAGGCAGTTGATGGAGAAGGGAGAGAAAGTAAATGCAATGGATGCTAAAGAGAATGTAGAGATTATTAGGGAGATAGCAGATGAGGTTGATGCCATATTTATAGCAACAGATATCGATACAGAGGGAGAAAAAATAGGCTATGACATAGCTATAAATGCCCTTCCATTCAATAAAAACATCTATAGGGTAGGATTTAATGAAATCACAAAAAGGGCTATACTAAAGGCTGTAGAATCATTTAAGAAAGGAGATAAATTAGAGTTAGATGAAAATAAAGTTAGGGGGCAGATAGTTAGGAGAATAGAGGACAGATGGATTGGATTTAGGTTGAGTCAAAAGTTGTGGGAAGTATTTGATAAAAACTATCTGTCAGCCGGTAGGGTCCAAACGCCAGTATTGGGATGGATTATAGAGAGATACAACGAGCATAAAATAAAAGTACCTTATCTCTCTTTAAAATTAGAAAATGACATCTATATTGGAAAGATTTGGGAGGATGAGTTTGATAAGGATGAGGTTGAGGTTGAAGTAAAGGTTTATGAGAAGGAAATTCCTCCTCTCCCACCATTCACAACAGATACTTTGTTAGAGGAAGCTACAAAGAGATTTGGCTTAAGTACCGATGAAGTGATGTCTATAGCTCAAGAACTGTTTGAATTGGGTTTGACGAGTTATCACAGAACCTCTTCAACAAGGGTTTCATTAGATGGGATGAGGGTAGCAAGAGAATACCTAAAGCTAAATAATATGGAAGATTATTTAAAAAATAGAGAGTATTTCATGGAAGGAGCTCATGAGTGTATAAGACCTACGAAACCAATGGATACTGAGGAGTTAATAGAGTTTTTAAAGGAAAACAACATAAAACTAACCAAAAACCACATAAAGGTTTATGATTTGATATTTAGAAGGTTTATTGCCTCTCAGATGAAAGAAGCAGTTGTTGAATATGAAGAGATTTATATAAAAGATTTGGATGAGAAGGTTGAGGGTTATATTGATATAAAGTTTGACGGTTGGAGCAGAATTTATAATTTAAAGTTAAAAAAGCTTCCAAGGATTGAGAAAAGTACTTTAAAAGTTTTAGATAAAAAACTTAGAAAGATTCCAAAAGTTCCATTGTATGATGAGGGTGAGGTTGTTAAGTTAATGAAAGAGAGGGGTATTGGAAGACCTTCAACCTATGCTCAAATTATCAAAAAGTTGTTAGATAGGGGCTACGTCATAAAAAGTAGGGATAAAAATAAACTAATTCCAACAAAGTTGGGAATTGATGTCTATAATTATTTGATAAGTAATTATCCTCACTTAATATCTGAAGAGAGAACGAGGGAGTTAGAGGAAATTATGGATAAGATTGAGAATGGAGAAGTTGATTATTTAGAGGTTTTAAAAGCTTTACATGAAGAGATTTTGAGTATAAAATAA